The Verrucomicrobiia bacterium genome window below encodes:
- a CDS encoding aldo/keto reductase — translation MNSQNSPSSIPRRSFLKGVGAAAAGLALTHPLLAAETNAPITVPHSAGVPRRKLGKTDEMVSLIGVGGHTLATAPDEATSIRIVHEAIDEGINFMDNAWEYHNGRSEEVMGKALAGGWRDKVFLMTKMCTHGKDKQVGLRMLEESLRRLQTDHLDLWMIHQLDNQEQVDAAFAPGGSIAALEEARQQGKVRYVGFTGHQSPDVHLAMLKHDYPFDAVLMPVNAFEANRAGFRTRVLPDVVRRGMGAVAIKSLGGNARVVKDGKLTAEQAIRFSLSQPITVQVVGMNSLENLRDNLKIARAFKPMPPAEQAKLTAQCAGFDASRYCSYRAPGYCDGDAWRRA, via the coding sequence ATGAACTCCCAGAATTCACCTTCTTCCATTCCCCGCCGTTCCTTTCTCAAAGGCGTGGGCGCCGCGGCGGCCGGGCTGGCGCTGACGCATCCGCTGTTGGCGGCCGAAACGAATGCGCCGATCACGGTGCCGCACAGCGCCGGCGTGCCGCGCCGCAAGCTCGGCAAGACCGACGAAATGGTGTCCCTCATCGGGGTGGGCGGGCATACGCTGGCCACGGCACCGGACGAGGCCACTTCTATCCGCATCGTGCACGAGGCGATCGATGAGGGCATCAACTTCATGGACAACGCGTGGGAATACCACAACGGCCGTTCGGAGGAAGTGATGGGCAAGGCGCTGGCGGGCGGCTGGCGTGACAAGGTTTTCCTCATGACCAAGATGTGCACCCACGGCAAGGACAAGCAGGTCGGCCTGCGCATGCTCGAAGAGTCGCTCCGACGCCTCCAGACCGATCACCTCGACCTGTGGATGATTCACCAGTTGGACAACCAGGAGCAGGTGGACGCGGCGTTTGCGCCGGGCGGTTCCATCGCGGCGCTGGAGGAGGCGCGCCAACAGGGCAAGGTCCGTTACGTTGGCTTTACCGGTCATCAATCGCCGGACGTGCACCTGGCAATGTTGAAGCACGATTACCCGTTCGACGCGGTCCTCATGCCGGTCAACGCGTTTGAGGCGAACCGGGCGGGATTTCGCACGCGCGTGCTGCCGGACGTGGTGCGGCGGGGGATGGGCGCGGTCGCAATCAAGAGCCTCGGCGGCAACGCCCGCGTGGTGAAGGACGGCAAACTGACGGCGGAACAGGCCATCCGTTTTTCACTCAGCCAGCCAATTACGGTGCAGGTCGTGGGGATGAACTCGCTGGAAAACCTGCGCGACAATCTGAAGATTGCCCGCGCCTTCAAACCGATGCCGCCCGCGGAGCAGGCAAAATTGACGGCCCAATGCGCGGGCTTCGATGCGTCGCGGTATTGCAGTTACCGGGCGCCGGGCTACTGCGATGGTGACGCCTGGCGGCGGGCGTGA
- a CDS encoding TIM barrel protein: protein MANTLYHPSIEGAQHGAKSLSQFLAYAKKSGAAGAQPSNFMLQGSKGFHSAREIRAAFQKAKLQLDGVSAHCPFWVHTTAWTGSPTVRPFIPADVAKKSPAQIEQWAEDYLLGLLDLCAELGVRIVPMFWGVAFGWEVATGYPWGFWKGADYDLVAEGTERFVKKTARLRAHANKLGIFLCHEIHPGTGAQTAGDFRALVAACDGDKCLAVNADPSHCWEGEAWEARFRAVGDRIYAAHVKNFVIRSGVALRKMEPNWPGRAMQFTDLPTGELNLTRYAEMLVNVGYPQRYCAVTGKKTAPLVVEAESAYRDLDACSANGIAWVRDHLCFPVAAGSFEDGMGA from the coding sequence ATGGCCAACACGCTTTATCACCCGAGCATCGAGGGCGCGCAGCACGGCGCCAAATCACTGTCGCAATTTCTTGCCTACGCCAAAAAGTCCGGCGCCGCGGGCGCCCAGCCGTCGAACTTCATGTTGCAAGGCAGCAAGGGCTTTCATTCGGCCAGGGAAATTCGCGCCGCATTCCAGAAGGCGAAGCTCCAGCTCGACGGTGTTTCCGCGCATTGCCCGTTCTGGGTGCACACGACGGCCTGGACGGGCAGTCCGACCGTGCGTCCGTTCATTCCCGCCGATGTGGCGAAAAAATCACCCGCGCAGATCGAACAATGGGCGGAGGACTACCTGCTCGGCCTGCTGGATTTGTGTGCGGAACTTGGCGTTCGCATCGTGCCGATGTTTTGGGGCGTGGCCTTCGGCTGGGAAGTCGCGACCGGCTATCCGTGGGGATTCTGGAAGGGTGCGGATTACGACCTCGTGGCGGAAGGCACGGAGCGTTTCGTGAAAAAGACCGCCCGACTGCGCGCCCACGCGAACAAGCTGGGGATTTTCCTGTGCCATGAAATCCATCCCGGCACGGGGGCGCAGACGGCCGGCGACTTCCGCGCACTGGTGGCGGCGTGCGACGGCGACAAGTGTCTGGCCGTGAATGCCGACCCGTCCCACTGCTGGGAAGGCGAAGCGTGGGAAGCGCGGTTCCGTGCCGTGGGCGACCGCATCTATGCCGCGCATGTGAAGAATTTCGTGATTCGTTCCGGCGTGGCGCTGCGCAAGATGGAGCCGAACTGGCCCGGCCGCGCCATGCAGTTCACGGACCTGCCCACCGGCGAACTCAACCTGACGCGTTATGCCGAAATGCTTGTCAACGTCGGCTACCCGCAGCGTTACTGTGCTGTCACCGGCAAGAAAACCGCGCCGCTTGTGGTGGAAGCCGAAAGCGCCTACCGCGATCTCGACGCGTGCAGTGCCAACGGCATCGCCTGGGTGCGCGACCACCTGTGCTTCCCGGTTGCCGCCGGCTCGTTTGAGGACGGGATGGGGGCGTGA
- a CDS encoding TatD family hydrolase yields the protein MAIFYDTHAHLDYPDFAGDFPQLLERARAAGITRLISIGTDLDSSRRAIALAEQHDGIYAVVGWHPNDAAQAPEDLRPALRELAQHPKVVAIGETGLDYFRLPSTQGGTPAEDEPIKRRQADVFRQHLEVAAETGLNCVIHQRGDCFADTLALLEPFAGRVRGQFHCFAGSVAEMQRVLALDSLVSFTGIATFKNGQNVRDVIAATPLGRFMLETDCPFLAPVPHRGKRCEPAFVKEISETVAQVKGCPLEELSRATCATAHEFFPKLK from the coding sequence ATGGCCATTTTTTACGACACCCACGCGCACCTGGATTATCCGGATTTCGCCGGCGACTTCCCTCAACTGCTGGAACGCGCCCGGGCGGCCGGCATTACGCGGCTCATCTCCATCGGCACGGACCTCGACAGCTCGCGCCGCGCCATCGCGCTCGCCGAACAGCACGATGGCATTTACGCCGTCGTCGGCTGGCATCCGAATGACGCTGCTCAAGCGCCGGAGGATCTCCGCCCCGCTTTGCGCGAACTGGCACAACATCCCAAGGTGGTTGCCATCGGTGAAACCGGGCTCGATTACTTCCGGCTCCCGAGCACACAAGGCGGCACGCCCGCCGAAGACGAACCCATCAAACGGCGGCAGGCGGACGTTTTCCGCCAGCACCTTGAAGTCGCCGCCGAAACCGGCCTGAACTGCGTCATTCACCAGCGCGGCGATTGCTTCGCGGACACGCTGGCGCTCCTGGAACCATTCGCCGGCCGTGTGCGCGGGCAGTTTCATTGCTTCGCAGGCAGCGTGGCGGAGATGCAACGCGTCCTGGCGCTGGACTCGCTCGTCAGCTTCACCGGCATTGCCACCTTCAAGAACGGCCAGAACGTGCGGGACGTGATCGCCGCCACACCGCTGGGACGGTTCATGCTGGAAACCGATTGCCCGTTTCTCGCGCCCGTGCCGCACCGTGGCAAACGCTGCGAACCGGCCTTTGTGAAGGAGATCTCCGAAACCGTTGCGCAGGTGAAAGGCTGTCCGCTGGAGGAATTGAGCCGTGCCACCTGTGCAACCGCGCACGAGTTTTTCCCCAAGCTGAAGTAA
- a CDS encoding FAD-linked oxidase C-terminal domain-containing protein: MTPAQQTSILSASICEVRFDNLTRQLYATDASHYQIEPVAVAFPRGAKEASAIIRAAADAGVAVIPRGAGTGLIGGAIGDGVVVDFSRHNRGIGEFNPERRTVRVGAGVVLDQLNDYLRPHGLCFGPDVATSSRATLGGMIANNSSGAHTPYYGTTTDHVIELEVVLADGSVVKTGPRRDTLAKQREVIENLMFLHSLEIAERRPPGLKKRWPAYAVERCLKGPININHVLCGSEGTLAAIASAELRLSPLPKAKGLALLFFDSVADAMQATVALLDLQPAAIEHVDRPLLDQTRGKIKFQAARDLLDLDARPCEAILAVEFFDDLDDKLAAVEAKRLTSRCLLVRDPAQAALFWSIRKAGLSLLTGMAGDAKPATVIEDAAVLPEKLPAYVAGLHGILDRHGLTASFYGHAASGLLHVRPVVDLHTPAGVKLFRQLAGEVAALVKEFKGSLCAEHGVGLAHSEFMRDQLGEALFGVMKEIKKSFDPYNLFNPGKIVTDGRYEIDDQLRLARRHELSLPFTPELAFAAKDGTFLRNLEQCNGCGGCLKWTPTMCPTYVATGLEGMSTRGRANLIRAALELRGVPSGDALHAGELDFALSNCLSCKACATECPSNVNLPLLKAELQHARIQRDGLNLRERLFSHVDFLGRAGCITPGLANWFLKSSLTRGVFARLLGLAPERELPAYTKHRFDKWFWRRAVTPKSAPRGRVVLWDDTYARYYDPGIGVAAVQVLEAAGFEVTLLRERQCCGRPAFSQGNLDEARRLGEHNVNLLLAQVDQAPVIFLEASCWSMFAEDYTELKIPHAARVASRCVLFEQFLADLLDREPQALSFDHRPGNVVIHAHCHAKSLTATSYMARLAARLPNRTVTMLDTGCCGMAGGFGMQASKYELSLKVAEPLMAQIKALPFNTTVVASGTSCRHQIAHLANVRLRHMAELLAESLALPAA; the protein is encoded by the coding sequence ATGACGCCGGCCCAGCAAACCTCGATTCTGTCCGCCTCCATCTGCGAGGTGCGCTTCGACAATTTGACGCGCCAGCTTTACGCCACCGACGCGTCGCACTACCAGATCGAGCCCGTGGCCGTGGCGTTTCCGCGCGGTGCCAAGGAGGCCAGCGCCATCATTCGCGCGGCGGCCGACGCGGGCGTGGCGGTGATTCCGCGTGGTGCGGGCACGGGGCTGATCGGCGGCGCGATCGGCGACGGCGTCGTGGTGGATTTCTCCCGGCATAATCGCGGCATCGGGGAATTCAATCCTGAACGCCGCACCGTGCGCGTGGGCGCCGGCGTGGTGCTCGATCAGTTGAACGATTACCTGCGCCCGCACGGCCTGTGCTTCGGGCCCGACGTGGCCACGAGTTCGCGCGCCACGCTCGGCGGCATGATTGCCAACAATTCCAGCGGCGCCCACACGCCGTATTACGGCACCACCACCGATCACGTCATCGAACTCGAGGTCGTGCTTGCGGACGGCAGCGTGGTCAAAACCGGCCCGCGCCGCGACACGCTCGCCAAGCAGCGCGAGGTGATCGAGAACCTGATGTTCCTGCACAGCCTGGAGATTGCGGAGCGACGTCCGCCGGGATTGAAAAAGCGCTGGCCGGCCTACGCCGTGGAGCGCTGTCTCAAGGGGCCGATCAACATCAACCACGTCCTGTGCGGCAGCGAGGGCACGCTGGCGGCGATTGCCTCCGCGGAACTGCGGCTCTCGCCGTTGCCCAAGGCGAAGGGGCTGGCGCTGCTGTTCTTCGATTCCGTGGCGGACGCGATGCAGGCCACGGTGGCGTTGCTGGATCTGCAGCCCGCGGCCATCGAACACGTGGACCGTCCGCTGCTCGACCAGACGCGGGGCAAAATCAAATTCCAGGCCGCGCGCGATCTGCTGGACCTCGATGCCCGGCCCTGCGAGGCCATTCTGGCGGTTGAGTTTTTCGACGACCTGGATGACAAGCTGGCGGCAGTGGAGGCGAAGCGGCTCACGTCGCGGTGTCTGCTGGTGCGCGATCCGGCGCAGGCCGCGTTGTTCTGGAGCATTCGCAAGGCGGGCCTGTCGCTGCTTACCGGCATGGCCGGGGATGCCAAGCCCGCCACGGTCATCGAGGACGCCGCGGTGCTGCCGGAGAAGCTGCCGGCCTACGTCGCCGGGCTGCACGGCATTCTCGACCGGCACGGCCTGACCGCCTCGTTTTACGGCCACGCGGCCTCTGGCCTGTTGCATGTGCGGCCGGTGGTGGATTTGCACACGCCGGCGGGCGTGAAGCTGTTCCGGCAGCTCGCCGGCGAGGTGGCGGCGCTGGTGAAGGAATTCAAGGGTTCGCTCTGCGCGGAACACGGCGTCGGCCTGGCGCATTCGGAGTTCATGCGCGACCAGCTCGGCGAGGCGCTGTTCGGCGTGATGAAGGAAATCAAAAAGTCCTTCGACCCATACAACCTCTTTAATCCGGGCAAAATCGTCACCGACGGCCGCTACGAAATTGACGATCAACTGCGGCTCGCGCGGCGGCATGAATTGTCCCTTCCGTTCACGCCGGAGCTCGCGTTTGCCGCCAAGGACGGCACGTTCCTCCGCAACCTCGAACAATGCAACGGCTGCGGGGGCTGCCTCAAGTGGACGCCCACGATGTGCCCCACCTACGTCGCAACGGGCCTCGAAGGCATGTCCACGCGCGGCCGGGCCAACCTCATCCGGGCGGCGTTGGAGCTGCGCGGGGTGCCGTCGGGCGACGCGCTGCACGCCGGGGAGCTGGACTTTGCGCTGAGCAACTGTCTTTCGTGCAAGGCGTGCGCAACCGAGTGTCCGTCGAACGTGAATCTGCCGCTGCTCAAGGCGGAACTGCAGCACGCGCGCATCCAGCGCGATGGTTTGAACCTGCGCGAACGACTGTTCAGTCACGTGGACTTTCTCGGCCGCGCCGGCTGCATCACGCCGGGGCTCGCCAACTGGTTTTTGAAGTCTTCGCTCACCCGCGGTGTTTTCGCGCGCCTGCTGGGGCTGGCGCCCGAACGCGAGCTGCCGGCCTACACGAAGCACCGGTTCGACAAATGGTTCTGGCGGCGCGCCGTCACGCCCAAATCGGCGCCGCGGGGCCGGGTGGTTTTGTGGGACGACACCTATGCGCGTTACTACGATCCGGGCATCGGCGTGGCGGCCGTGCAGGTGCTCGAAGCCGCTGGCTTTGAAGTCACGCTGCTGCGCGAACGGCAATGTTGCGGCCGTCCGGCCTTCAGCCAGGGCAATCTCGACGAGGCGCGCCGGCTCGGCGAACACAACGTCAACCTGCTGCTGGCGCAGGTGGATCAGGCGCCGGTCATTTTCCTGGAGGCGTCGTGCTGGTCCATGTTTGCCGAGGACTACACGGAGCTGAAAATTCCGCACGCGGCGCGGGTGGCTTCGCGCTGCGTTTTGTTCGAGCAATTCCTGGCCGATCTGCTCGACCGTGAACCGCAGGCGCTGAGTTTCGACCACCGGCCGGGCAACGTGGTCATCCACGCGCATTGCCACGCGAAGTCGCTCACGGCCACGTCATACATGGCCCGGCTGGCGGCGCGCCTGCCCAACCGCACGGTGACGATGCTCGACACGGGCTGCTGCGGCATGGCCGGCGGCTTCGGGATGCAGGCGTCGAAGTATGAACTGTCGCTCAAGGTGGCCGAGCCCCTGATGGCGCAAATCAAGGCGCTGCCGTTCAACACCACCGTGGTCGCGTCCGGCACCAGCTGCCGGCACCAGATTGCGCACCTCGCCAACGTGCGGTTGCGGCACATGGCGGAACTGCTGGCGGAATCGCTGGCCCTGCCGGCCGCGTAG